Within Chloroherpetonaceae bacterium, the genomic segment CCCCACGAGACGCCTGAAATGGCTCTTGCTTCTCGCCTCCGCGCTACGCGATAATCTTCTTCCACTAAGTCGGGCAGCTCTTCCAAGAAAAAGTTTTCAAATGCTCGCTTTCCATCCTTTGAATTGACATAATACGACTGATGTTCGCTGGGCATCACGACCACCATTTCTACGATTTTCTTTTTTGCGATGAGTGAATCCAGCAAGCGGTCTAGCTCAATCTCGCGCCAAATCATCGTTGAGCCGCCCTGTGGGTGCAGCAGATACAGTGCAGGATACAGCCGCCGCCTTTCTCTAAGAAACGATGGTGGCAAATAGACGCTCACCGTCATCTTTCGCCGCATATAGGCCGAATTGATTTCCAAATCAAAAAAGCGCGACTGATTGCCGATTTCCAACCATTTTCCATTCTGAAGCTGGAAGTATCGTTCATCGTGACCGAGGTAATTGGATCGATTCTGCCACTCAATCTCAGAATCATAGTCCGCCACTACCACATCTTTGGAGACTTGATAGACTTGAAAATCGTGGTAGGTGATGCGCGCACCCGCTAAACGCTGCGTGATGGTTTGCGCAAACAGTTTTTGTTCTGTGTAGCTTGTGCCGTTGTTGAAATATCGCTCGGAGACAAGGCTCATATACGCTTCGGGCTGTCGCGAAATCAGCATCGTATCCATCACCTCCACAGTGCGACGAATGAGACGCGCAATGCTGTCGGCTGCAAGCGTAGCTGGCTGTCCTAAGACGCTGCGCAGCGCAGTTTTCGTGTAGATGCCTAGCTGCTTTTTATCTTTTCCACCTCCTGCATAAATGCCTCCATCGAGATTATTGCAGAACACGCGCACCGCCAGTGTGTTAGGCTTATCATATTGAATGAGCGAATCAGGAATAAGATAGACGCGCAGTTCGCCATCTGCAGGATTTTTTACATCGCCTGTTTTACCAATCAGTTTGCCGTTGAAGTAGGCTTCATCAATGCTATTGATGCGACCAAGTAGCAGGTAGAGGGGCTTGCCCGCTGCTGTCTTTGGCACCAAAACGGTTTTTCGGTAAAGCGCTAGCCCAGAAAAGCCGCGTAAGACTTCATAGTCGTTCCAGAAGGCTGGCACGGGCACCCTGAGCCAGTTGGAATCGCTGTAAGCTGGCAAGAGCGCTTCGCTACTGGCAGCATAAAATCCGAATGTAATGCGCCACTCTCCGCTGAGCGAGATGGCGACTTCCCCTGACGCATTGGTTTGCGCGCGTGGGGAATGTGCGCAAAGTAACAGCATCGCTGCCAGCGTCAGTATTCCAAGATACTTGCTCATTCCTTGCGATGTGGCACTTGTGATTGCGCTGTGTGTTCTGAGATGATTTTTTCAGTGGCTATCTCTTGCGGCGGTTTGGTTGCAGGAAGCGGCAAGTCAACTCGATTTAGCGGTAGGGCATCCTCGGGTAGCATTATGGGCACAGGTTCTGCCGCTTCCACTCGGTCTGACTTTGTTTCTGCTTTTTGGGGTTCAGCGATGGTTCTCGCTGGCTCTGACCTCGTTTTACCAATGGTGCCGCTATAAAAGAGCCAGTTCACTTCTGCCCCAATGAGGAAAATCAGCGAATTGATGTAGAGCCAGACCAGCGTTGCCAAGCTTTTTGCCAGCACCGTATAACCTTGTCCATAGTATTGATATTTCAGGTAATCGCCATACCAGAGGCACACTACAATCCATAGTGTGGCCATCAGCGTTGCGCCGGGCAAGACATGGCTCAGCCTT encodes:
- a CDS encoding alpha/beta hydrolase-fold protein gives rise to the protein MSKYLGILTLAAMLLLCAHSPRAQTNASGEVAISLSGEWRITFGFYAASSEALLPAYSDSNWLRVPVPAFWNDYEVLRGFSGLALYRKTVLVPKTAAGKPLYLLLGRINSIDEAYFNGKLIGKTGDVKNPADGELRVYLIPDSLIQYDKPNTLAVRVFCNNLDGGIYAGGGKDKKQLGIYTKTALRSVLGQPATLAADSIARLIRRTVEVMDTMLISRQPEAYMSLVSERYFNNGTSYTEQKLFAQTITQRLAGARITYHDFQVYQVSKDVVVADYDSEIEWQNRSNYLGHDERYFQLQNGKWLEIGNQSRFFDLEINSAYMRRKMTVSVYLPPSFLRERRRLYPALYLLHPQGGSTMIWREIELDRLLDSLIAKKKIVEMVVVMPSEHQSYYVNSKDGKRAFENFFLEELPDLVEEDYRVARRREARAISGVSWG